A DNA window from Mycosarcoma maydis chromosome 12, whole genome shotgun sequence contains the following coding sequences:
- a CDS encoding uncharacterized protein (related to LPE10 - strong similarity to Mrs2p) encodes MRVSARWLARLVGGEMTARRYTQGVRCSTGDAVDGRVRGRDKKGKAKQMSAEDAVGLQGQMRRPVSSMSGLAWRPTGVVRTASMWSKRRCLVDARWTGWLLSHGVHTFTGAMNAARTSSARSSSVSSTGPSTSPTAPVAPASSSPYSPATPASLAGLGTTQLSPDIMLRCTIFDSTGSATSTSGVFKKSRLCSDHGLEPRDLRKIDSRVPNLVPTILVRRGGILVNILHIRAMIKKDKVLLFDSYGSTDSQLHSAFVYNLQHNLRPPHQNAHQHTSTSSSPGALAYEFRALESILVSVLDALRIELGVVRGWTSEVLEQLDDDVDRDKLRTLLQVSRKLNAFLSRSKAVKNAVVEVLENDEDMQLMHLSSIPPSASTDKGCASSNDAHTSSANTSSSCDATASNDGSQAMDELELLLESFDKQVEEVVAETTQLHSDMTNTQEVVELILDNNRNKLLALDLKTSIATMGISAGTLWAGLFGMNLKSHMEELDWAFAGVSAVAFGAVVLTAGVGLRRLERLRKVGLAMRGKLDDRNKSKWMDKWRRRSVSGAPGAPVHGVYSQPALYHGLGVSTGYAHSYPAWTAASLPPEQQASWYAHAHPPPHSRLADTSTSQRDASATAPPISAANPAATAPTTPTALGIGIGLGSKWNPTRSAKRRAHKP; translated from the coding sequence ATGCGAGTTTCAGCGAGgtggctcgctcgactgGTTGGTGGAGAGATGACTGCGAGGCGATATACGCAGGGGGTTCGCTGTTCGACAGGAGATGCTGTAGATGGGCGCGTCCGAGGGCGGGAcaagaagggcaaggccaagcagaTGTCAGCCGAGGATGCTGTTGGATTGCAAGGGCAGATGAGGCGGCCAGTGTCGTCGATGTCGGGATTGGCGTGGCGACCAACGGGTGTTGTGCGAACCGCATCGATGTGGAGTAAGCGCCGATGCTTGGTAGATGCGCGCTGGACAGGATGGCTGCTAAGTCATGGAGTGCATACGTTTACGGGTGCGATGAACGCAGCTCGCACAAGTTCAGCCCGTTCGTCGAGCGTTAGCAGCACCGGACCGTCTACGTCGCCAACCGCACCTGTTGCACCGgcgtcatcatcgccgTACTCGCCCGCAACGCCCGCATCGCTTGCTGGACTCGGAACAACCCAACTGTCTCCGGACATCATGCTGCGCTGCACCATCTTTGACTCGACCGGATCGGCTACTTCGACGTCTGGAGTGTTTAAGAAATCGCGTCTCTGTTCGGATCACGGTCTGGAACCGCGTGATCTGCGAAAGATCGACTCACGCGTGCCGAACCTGGTGCCCACCATCCTGGTGCGAAGAGGAGGCATCCTCGTCAATATCCTGCACATTCGAGCTATGATCAAAAAGGACAAGGTCCTGCTATTCGACAGTTACGGCAGCACAGACAGTCAGCTACACTCTGCATTTGTGTACAATCTGCAGCACAATCTGCGTCCGCCACACCAGAATGCGCATCAGCACACCAGCACATCGTCGAGTCCAGGAGCACTAGCGTACGAGTTCAGGGCATTGGAGAGCATCCTCGTGTCTGTGCTCGATGCGTTGCGCATCGAGTTGGGCGTCGTAAGGGGATGGACGAGCGAGGTCTTGGAGCAGTTGGATGACGATGTGGATCGCGATAAGTTACGAACGCTGTTGCAGGTATCGCGAAAGTTGAACGCGTTTCTGAGTCGGAGTAAGGCGGTCAAGAATGCGGTAGTGGAGGTATTGGAGAACGACGAGGATATGCAGTTGATGCACCTATCTAGTATACCGCCGTCTGCGAGCACGGATAAGGGGTGCGCATCTTCGAACGATGCGCATACGAGCAGTGCCAAtacgtcgagctcttgcgATGCGACTGCGTCAAACGACGGCTCGCAAGcgatggacgagctggaacTGCTACTGGAATCGTTCGACAAGCAAGTGGAAGAAGTGGTCGCGGAAACGACACAACTGCACTCGGACATGACCAACACGCAGGAAGTGGTCGAGTTGATCCTCGACAACAACCGAAACAAGCTTCTGGCACTGGATCTCAAGACGAGCATTGCAACCATGGGCATTTCTGCGGGCACGCTGTGGGCCGGACTGTTCGGTATGAACCTCAAGAGTCATATGGAAGAGCTAGACTGGGCGTTTGCCGGAGTGAGCGCGGTAGCGTTTGGAGCGGTGGTGCTGACTGCCGGCGTTGGATTGCGCAGACTCGAAAGGTTGCGCAAGGTGGGCTTGGCCATGAGGGGTAAGTTGGACGACAGGAATAAGAGCAAGTGGATGGACAAGTGGAGGCGCCGGTCCGTGTCGGGGGCGCCGGGGGCGCCGGTGCATGGCGTGTATTCGCAGCCTGCGTTGTACCATGGATTAGGTGTGTCGACGGGCTATGCACATAGCTATCCCGCTTGGACCGCAGCGTCGTTGCCACCTGAACAGCAAGCTTCCTGGTATGCCCACGcgcatccaccaccgcACTCGCGCCTGGCCGATACGAGTACTTCTCAGCGTGATGCATCTGCGACCGCGCCTCCTATCAGCGCTGCGAACCCCGCAGCCACCGCACCCACCACGCCCACCGCACTaggcatcggcatcggccTCGGCTCCAAATGGAACCCAACGCGCTCCGCAAAACGCCGCGCGCACAAACCATAG
- a CDS encoding sepA-related Formin: MDSLFGRKKRSRQFHSSEAADKAIPYERTATGRTPVPVDSVLASSSYHNNASPTSSKLSIGNPSGNPSLGHGIQRSSAYSDVQYDVPRSRLVSNAHEFAPYPSTSSIISHTNGSTVSSSSGLSSHRRNPSATSMSRHGVSTHDSMHSTSSSLSPNGATCSSRYTSNTSSGLANGGVHMPHDIVSRMSVASGGYSHADTPSASNSHSSLARESYQPGGKAPDFVLQRPPDDQVERLFAELMDKRDFLNVPGGNLSDELKETARRNMLNFSVDKKWTLVYNDKLTEWHAEKERDRNRRQHAGLSGAQAGGGSGLVITRNSPEWFIKKFMDGTVTTKHIESLAVTLRTCAIGWIQSFVEAKGTPVLASFLSGLHAKGIKNDNDLSLEYEVLKAFRSLFNSKPGANDALAQPKCISGITHSMISLQLTTRKQAADILLFLCHWDKPTGHRLVLKAFDDLKTSQGDHGRFDAWFRVLEQTIDGRGKMGSMVGASDEVKKLSVVGPHESSLNEYAINNMFLINAILNSDIVPEFEVRVHLRNQMEASGLQRILIKMHAFKNPDLDAQIGVFEKGAEADHEDVVETFNKEVLTDLSDPVDVFRAIVGKVEGSRAYDFFLSALQHLLLIRRDGDDLVHYYQLIDSMVTSVVMDRKGAVEGNDLSSLLGVSVNNVLSRFADQDHINSMQSELQKAKAKAASLEQEKLQLESKLKAGSDGLIGKLQEQIEKLEDDLALARGNAGAARDEMDEMEKAYIDRVVALEIQIRELYDMLREAQMDVSDVAAPGKGSLDRKQLVDTLEKQLERNKTIRKLEANARKNKAGAKGGDVPPVPAMPGVPTDDDRKRISASVRRQPTLARQAANDGQEGEDGADDEEEQDEGHDEEPLDPEAAKWKIQATLAAGMAQNTDLASRMVDARESRRRKAQAPTPGGKTKRTSHPAVRTLLDEIRRQRDDDSDSDDELIAGRGKKKPDPEVLSVAEAVAAPEAATQGLATPPPPPPPPPPPPPPPPMLPPAAGGMSTSQKALLDAAAMPPPPPPPPPPPPPAPGMMPSFSQMSSHSFSTEMRSAFSTPDSSRPGSMIPSITSTPAPPAPPPPGSVTESPMQDSGPYRNSMMNVRASYAPMNLGPAGPIAAPPAPGVAGLFANHALSRKEVLAMASSKMKQLQWDKLSPQHAAETIFGKHELTADEEALVKTLQQEGLFEEMEEDFKAKQPVKKSTSTAKKDKIELKTHLSLQTRQGIEMVLKRVKSSLTESKQASPEEVAHHIINCNEAVLDQSFLTELLRHYPESETKGQLGEYRNASDEELRLLHPADRLVVLLMTVPHLKEKVKGLLYMTKYKETFDLIKSGMVKVRDASEGLMKAKAFARLLSLILMMGNYLNSTGVQGGAFGFKITSINKLVDTKASDGTTLLHFVERTISKCFPEVEAFMDELELPAEACRVQLWDLRRDLAELKSGSFQHRKELDRLLDESEENLQDPYVKIMLPFLNDAASELQRLNDQVQFTERVYNEALKYFGEGLDPKKRGLGQLANQTMRTEDFFGIFKEFLAAYKKVKVDNVRIGEQRAMEAKRRAAAEEREKERQEALARKEAGVDDSAVLETLLGSLRSGGGGPNKQRRKARERRQTNAAAAAAAAATAASAGADGSNDSIHGSGSVLAGAQGSPSDVAAAMLAKLQGGEEGASGEQHASASSSAFRTTRRRDRRSGRDAPHPTNSTLAKETSGEVTSPSMTIDSSPALSQQTSSTTHTPSASISVSSPGMRGLNDTTVGDVTLVPSYSSTSNQVDAAGGSLLGPSEQGGHETSTDHASRTAENEAEQDEDAAQDDKRVFQDALAAPRKPDVGGAASSDLEWFDPDLSGFSAAAQSVKSDNGGG, from the coding sequence ATGGACTCGCTCTTTGGTCGCAAAAAGCGCTCGCGCCAGTTTCACTCGTCGGAAGCTGCCGATAAGGCTATCCCCTACGAACGCACCGCCACAGGGCGCACGCCTGTCCCCGTTGACAGTGTGCtcgccagctcgtcttATCATAACAACGCCAGTCCCACCAGCTCTAAGCTCTCCATTGGCAATCCTTCCGGCAATCCTTCGCTAGGTCATGGCATTCAACGATCCAGCGCCTACTCAGATGTTCAGTACGATGTGCCAAGGTCTAGGCTCGTCAGCAATGCCCATGAATTCGCTCCTTatccatccacctcgtccatcaTCTCTCACACCAATGGCTCCACAGTCTCGTCTAGTTCTGGCCTCTCGTCGCATCGTCGCAATCCGTCTGCAACTTCCATGTCCCGTCATGGTGTCAGCACGCACGACTCGATGCATTCTACCTCGAGTTCCTTGAGTCCTAACGGCGCCACATGCTCCTCGCGCTACACTTCCAACACTAGCTCCGGCCTCGCTAACGGTGGTGTTCACATGCCCCACGATATCGTCAGCAGGATGTCGGTCGCTTCCGGCGGCTATTCGCACGCCGACACCCCCAgcgccagcaacagccatTCCAGCTTGGCCCGAGAGTCGTACCAGCCGGGCGGAAAGGCGCCTGACTTTGTGCTACAACGGCCTCCTGACGACCAAGTCGAACGTCTGTTTGCCGAACTCATGGACAAGCGCGACTTTCTCAACGTGCCTGGTGGAAACCTTTCGGATGAACTCAAAGAAACGGCACGGCGCAACATGTTGAACTTTAGCGTCGACAAAAAGTGGACCCTCGTCTATAATGACAAGCTCACCGAGTGGCACGCCGAGAAGGAGCGCGACCGCAATCGTCGTCAGCACGCAGGTCTGTCGGGCGCGCAGGCGGGCGGCGGCTCCGGCTTGGTCATTACGCGCAACTCGCCCGAGTGGTTCATCAAAAAGTTCATGGATGGCACCGTCACCACAAAGCACATTGAGTCGCTCGCCGTGACGCTGCGAACCTGTGCCATCGGTTGGATTCAGAGTTTTGTCGAGGCGAAAGGTACGCCCGTTCTTGCCAGCTTCCTCAGCGGTTTACACGCCAAAGGCATCAAAAACGATAACGATCTCTCGCTCGAGTACGAAGTGCTCAAAGCTTTCCGTTCACTCTTCAACTCCAAGCCCGGTGCCAACGATGCCCTTGCCCAGCCCAAATGCATCAGTGGCATCACCCACTCCATGATCTCGCTTCAACTCACCACGCGCAAGCAGGCAGCCGATATCCTGCTCTTCTTGTGTCATTGGGACAAACCTACCGGTCACCGTCTCGTGCTGAAAGCCTTTGACGACCTCAAGACCAGTCAGGGTGACCACGGTCGCTTCGATGCGTGGTTTCGCGTTCTTGAGCAGACCATTGATGGTAGAGGCAAGATGGGCTCCATGGTCGGCGCTTCAGACGAGGTGAAAAAGCTTAGCGTTGTCGGTCCGCACGAGTCCAGCTTGAACGAGTACGCCATCAACAACATGTTTCTCATCAATGCCATCCTCAACTCGGACATCGTACCCGAGTTCGAGGTGCGCGTCCACCTTCGTAATCAGATGGAGGCGAGTGGCCtgcagcgcatcttgatcaAGATGCATGCCTTCAAGAATCCAGACCTCGATGCTCAAATTGGCGTCTTCGAAAAGGGCGCAGAGGCGGATCACGAAGATGTCGTCGAGACGTTCAACAAGGAGGTGCTCACCGATCTGAGCGATCCTGTCGACGTCTTTCGAGCTATTGTCGGCAAGGTCGAAGGCTCGCGAGCCTACGATTTCTTCCTGTCAGCTTTGCAGCATCTCTTGTTGATCCGCAGAGACGGCGACGATCTCGTACACTACTACCAGCTCATCGATTCGATGGTGACCTCGGTCGTCATGGACCGCAAGGGTGCTGTCGAAGGCAACGACCTCTCATCGCTGCTCGGTGTCTCGGTGAACAATGTcctttcacgatttgccGATCAAGACCACATCAACTCGATGCAGTCCGAGCTGCAAAAAGCTAAAGCCAAAGCGGCCTCCCTCGAACAGGAAAAGCTTCAGCTCGAGTCCAAGCTCAAAGCCGGCTCAGACGGCCTCATTGGTAAACTGCAggagcagatcgaaaagcTGGAAGACGATCTAGCGCTGGCTCGCGGCAATGCCGGCGCTGCACgtgacgagatggacgagatggaAAAGGCGTATATCGATCGCGTCGTTGCGCTCGAGATCCAAATTCGAGAGCTGTACGACATGCTGCGCGAAGCTCAGATGGATGTCAGCGATGTCGCTGCACCTGGTAAGGGCAGCTTGGACCGCAAACAACTCGTCGATACATTGGAAAAGCAGCTGGAGCGCAACAAGACCATccgcaagctcgaggccaATGCCCGCAAGAATAAGGCTGGTGCTAAAGGTGGCGACGTGCCGCCTGTTCCTGCTATGCCCGGTGTGCcgaccgacgacgatcgcAAACGTATCTCTGCATCGGTGCGGCGCCAGCCCACCTTGGCGCGTCAAGCCGCGAATGACGGTCAGGAGGGCGAGGACGGtgctgatgatgaggaagagcaagatgagGGGCACGACGAAGAGCCGTTAGATCCCGAAGCAGCCAAGTGGAAGATTCAGGCAACGTTGGCCGCTGGAATGGCGCAAAACACGGATCTGGCCTCGCGCATGGTGGATGCGCGCGAGTCTCGACGTCGCAAAGCGCAGGCACCGACACCGGGAGGCAAGACTAAGCGCACTTCGCATCCTGCTGTGCGCaccttgctcgacgagatccGCCGTCAACGCGATGACGACTCGGATTCTGACGATGAGCTGATCGCAGGACGaggaaagaagaagcctGATCCAGAAGTGCTCAGTGTTGCCGAGGCTGTAGCCGCTCCGGAGGCTGCTACCCAAGGACTGGCGacacctccaccgcctcctcctcctcctcctccccCGCCGCCCCCgccgccgatgctgccacctGCGGCCGGAGGCATGTCAACAAGCCAGAAGGCACTGCTCGATGCCGCAGCCATGCCAcctccgccgccgcctccaccgccaccgccgccgcctgCACCAGGCATGATGCCCAGCTTCTCCCAGATGAGCAGCCACAGCTTCAGTACCGAAATGCGATCCGCTTTCTCGACGCCCGACTCGTCGCGCCCTGGCTCGATGATTCCATCGATCACCAGCACgcctgctcctcctgctccaccaccgcctgGCTCGGTCACGGAATCACCCATGCAGGACAGCGGCCCTTACCGCAACTCGATGATGAATGTGCGTGCGTCGTATGCTCCTATGAACCTCGGTCCTGCTGGACCCATCGCTGCGCCTCCTGCTCCCGGCGTTGCGGGTCTCTTCGCCAACCACGCTCTCAGTCGCAAAGAGGTGCTCGCCATGGCAAGCTCCAAGATGAAGCAGCTGCAATGGGACAAGCTCTCGCCGCAACATGCTGCCGAGACCATCTTTGGCAAGCACGAGCTCACCGCGGATGAAGAAGCGCTCGTCAagacgctgcagcaggaAGGGCTATTTGAAGAGATGGAGGAAGACTTCAAGGCTAAGCAACCCGTCAAAAAGTCGACTTCGACCGCaaagaaggacaagatcgagctcaagacgcaTCTCAGCTTGCAGACGCGTCAAGGTATCGAGATGGTGCTGAAGCGCGTCAAGTCGAGTTTGACGGAGAGCAAGCAGGCTTCGCCGGAAGAAGTGGCGCATCATATCATCAACTGCAACGAAGCGGTGCTCGATCAGAGTTTCCTCACCGAGTTGTTGCGACACTATCccgagagcgagaccaaGGGTCAGTTGGGAGAATACAGGAATGCgtcggacgaggagctgcGGCTGCTACATCCTGCTGATCGCCTCGTGGTGTTGTTGATGACGGTCCCGCATCTCAAGGAAAAGGTCAAAGGTTTGCTGTACATGACCAAGTACAAGGAAACTTTTGACCTCATCAAGTCGGGTATGGTCAAGGTTCGAGACGCCTCAGAAGGCTTGATGAAGGCTAAAGCTTTCGCTCGTCTGCTTAGTCTCATCCTCATGATGGGTAACTACCTCAACTCAACCGGTGTGCAAGGTGGCGCTTTTGGTTTTAAGATCACTTCGATCAACAAACTCGTCGATACCAAGGCGTCGGACGGCACTACGCTGTTGCATTTCGTTGAGCGCACCATCTCCAAGTGTTTCCCTGAAGTGGAAGCGTTCATGGATGAGCTCGAACTGCCGGCCGAAGCGTGTCGAGTGCAATTGTGGGACTTGCGTCGCGATTtggccgagctcaagtcggGCAGTTTCCAACACCGCAAGgagctggatcgactgCTCGATGAGAGTGAAGAGAACCTACAGGATCCGTACGTCAAGATCATGCTTCCCTTCCTCAACGACGCGGCGTCGGAGCTGCAGAGACTCAACGACCAGGTGCAGTTCACCGAGCGAGTCTACAACGAAGCGCTCAAGTACTTTGGTGAAGGGCTGGATCCGAAGAAGCGCGGGCTGGGGCAGTTGGCCAACCAGACGATGCGCACTGAAGATTTTTTCGGCATCTTCAAGGAGTTCTTGGCTGCCTACAAGAAGGTGAAAGTGGACAATGTGCGGATCGGCGAGCAGAGGGCGATGGAGGCCAAGCGGAGAGCTGCGGCGGAAGAGAGGGAGAAGGAGAGGCAGGAGGCGCTGGCGAGGAAGGAAGCGGGTGTCGACGACAGTGCGgtgctcgagacgctgctgggATCGCTGCGAAGTGGCGGGGGTGGACCAAACAAGCAGAGGAGAAAGGCGAGGGAGAGGAGGCAGACaaatgcagcagcagcagcggcggcagcagcgacagcggCAAGTGCAGGTGCAGACGGATCCAACGACTCGATTCATGGCTCTGGCAGCGTACTCGCGGGTGCGCAAGGCAGCCCTTCGGATGTAGCCGCAGCGAtgctggccaagctgcaaggtggagaagaaggagcaTCGGGCGAGCAACATGCTTCCGCCAGTTCTAGCGCGTTCAGAACGACACGCAGACGAGATCGTCGCTCTGGACGAGATGCACCGCATCCTACCAACTCGACGCTGGCCAAAGAGACATCTGGAGAAGTGACATCACCGTCCATGACGATCGACTCGTCACCCGCTCTGTCGCAGCAGActtcgtcgacgacgcatACGCCCTCAgcatcgatctcggtcTCATCTCCAGGCATGAGGGGTTTGAACGATACGACGGTAGGCGATGTGACGTTGGTGCCGTCATATTCGTCCACGAGCAATCAAGTCGACGCAGCGGGTGGTTCGCTGTTGGGTCCATCGGAGCAAGGTGGACACGAGACTAGCACAGATCACGCTTCACGGACGGCTGAGAATGAAGCAGagcaggacgaggatgcggcACAAGACGACAAGCGTGTATTCCAAGATGCTCTGGCTGCACCTCGCAAGCCGGATGTAGGAGGAGCAGCGAGCTCAGATCTGGAGTGGTTCGATCCCGATCTATCGGGGTTTTCGGCGGCGGCTCAGAGTGTCAAGTCGGACAACGGCGGTGGGTGA
- a CDS encoding putative sedoheptulose-7-phosphate:D-glyceraldehyde-3-phosphate transaldolase TAL1: protein MSSALDSLKQYTAVVSDSGDFESIDAYKPQDATTNPSLILAAVKQEKYARLIDVAVKYAKEQTSDKSKQLDLATDRLLVAFGVEILKIIPGRVSTEVDARLSYNKEATIEKAKHLIALYESLGVKRERVLIKIASTWEGIQAARELESQHNIHCNLTLLFGFNQAVACAEANVTLISPFVGRILDYYKKAEGKEYASHEDPGVLSVQRIYTYYRQHGYKTIVMGASFRNIGEILELAGCDFLTISPKLLEELKNKEGPVEQKLSVEKAKSAEPIAKVSYINDQAAFLLDLAKDPMANTKLAEGIAGFAKDGATMEQMIADKL from the exons ATGTCTTCCGCTCTCGACTCTCTCAAGCAATACACCGCCGTCGTCTCGGACTCGGGTGACTTTGAATCCATCGACGCTTACAAGCCCCAAGATGCTACCACCAACCCT TCGCTCatccttgctgctgtcaagCAGGAGAAGTACGCGCGCCTAATCGACGTCGCCGTCAAGTACGCCAAGGAGCAGACCTCGGACAAgtcgaagcagctcgacctcgCCACTGACcgcctgctcgtcgctttcGGTGTCGAGATCCTCAAGATCATCCCCGGCCGTGTCTCAACCGAGGTCGACGCCCGTCTCTCGTACAACAAGGAGGCGACGATTGAGAAGGCCAAGCACCTGATTGCCCTTTACGAGTCGCTCGGTGTCAAGCGTGAGCGTGTCCTCATCAAGATTGCCTCGACCTGGGAGGGTATCCAGGCTGCTCgtgagctcgagtcgcagCACAATATCCACTGCAACTTGACTTTGCTCTTCGGTTTCAACCAGGCTGTCGCCTGTGCCGAGGCCAATGTTacgctcatctcgccctTTGTTGGCCGTATCCTCGACTACTACAAGAAGGCCGAGGGTAAAGAGTACGCCTCGCACGAGGACCCCGGTGTTCTCTCGGTTCAGCGCATCTACACCTACTACCGCCAGCACGGCTACAAGACGATTGTTATGGGTGCTTCGTTCCGTAACATTGGCGagatcctcgagcttgccggTTGTGACTtcctcaccatctcgcccaagctgctcgaggagctcaagaaCAAGGAAGGCCCCGTTGAGCAGAAGCTCTCGGTCGAGAAGGCCAAGAGCGCCGAGCCCATCGCCAAGGTCTCGTACATCAACGACCAGGCcgccttcttgctcgacttggccaaGGACCCCATGGCCAacaccaagctcgccgaggGTATCGCCGGTTTCGCCAAGGATGGTGCTACCATGGAGCAGATGATCGCCGACAAGCTCTAA
- a CDS encoding putative peptidyl-prolyl cis-trans isomerase, with the protein TPAGRLKCELFSDIVPRTSENFRQLCTGEFRPNHVPEGYKNSIFHRIIKDFMCQGGDFINADGTGSRSIYGDKFDDENFTLKHDKAGLLSMANSGPGTNGCQFFITAQPCPFLDGKHVVFGKVVDGLLTLRKMENVPTGANNRPKMAVRITQCGEM; encoded by the exons ACACACCAGCAGGTCGACTCAAGTGTGAGCTATTTTCCGACATTGTTCCTCGCACATCCGAGAACTTTCGTCAGCTCTGCACCGGAGAATTCCGACCAAACCACGTCCCCGAGGGATACAAAAACTCGATCTTTCATCGAATCATCAAAGACTTTATGTGCCAAGGGGGCGACTTTATCAATGCAGACGGTACTGGTTCGCGCTCCATCTACGGTGACAAGTTTGACGACGAAAACTTCACTCTAAAACACGACAAGGCTGGATTGTTAAGTATGGCCAATTCGGGGCCTGGAACGAATGGGTGCCAATTTTTCATCACGGCTCAACCTTGCCCCTTCTTGGATGGCAAACATGTCGTGTTTGGTAAAGTGGTCGATGGCCTGTTGACATTGAGGAAGATGGAGAATGTGCCCACAGGCGCCAACAATCGGCCCAAGATGGCCGTCAGGATAACTC AATGTGGCGAGATGTAG